The Gloeomargarita sp. SKYB120 genomic interval ATGAACGTGTTGCTAGGGAGTGAGAAAATGCCCAGACCATATAACTAGAAGCTATCTTGAATGGCGCCACTATCATGGAAGTCAGTCAGTTCCTAAAGGTCAGCTATCGAACGGTACAGCGCTGGCTCAGACAAGGGTCAGAAACAGGAAATGTTCACCCCAAGGAAGGCTATCAAAAAGGCCATCGTCATAAGCTGAAAGACCTAGAAGCATTCCAGCAGTTTGTG includes:
- a CDS encoding helix-turn-helix domain-containing protein produces the protein MNGATIMEVSQFLKVSYRTVQRWLRQGSETGNVHPKEGYQKGHRHKLKDLEAFQQFVD